The following is a genomic window from Thermococcus sp. CX2.
CTCGCCCAGAAGGCCCAGAAGCTCCAGCAGGAGGCCGCAATGGGCTTCAGCTTGAAGAAGTGATGTCCTTTGAGTTTCTTTTCTCCCCACTTTTGGAAGTTTGAAAAGCGAAACTTAGAGATAACATTTTAAACTTTTCACGCTACATTGCATTTTAAGATGAGGAAGTTGAAGCTGACCCCATTGATAATTTCATTGATGCTTCTCCTCGCGACGTTTGGGTTAGCCGTGCCTAATATCAACGTTTCTGTGCAGGGACTGGGCTGGGGGGCAGGCCCAGTGCAAAGCCCTGCCACCGAGGGGGGAGTTACTTTTCACTTTGCTACATTGACACAAGTAGATTACTCACTAGTTCATGTTTCCAGGTCGCTACCTGCATATACAGCGATCATTGTCAAAATATATGACTCTAGAGGCAACATTGTGGCACTTGGAAACACAACCCTTCAGGCATCACTCCCCGCAGGTGAGGACGTGAGGGTGAATGTGTCTTTTACCTGGAACCGGTTTAGTAATGTAACTGTGGTGATAAAAAGCCCCAATTTTACCACATCTTTTTCTGGACCAATATCTCTCAAGATCCAAGCGGTGGGAGAAGGAGTCTGGGTCGGGAGTCTTAGGAGGCCCATAAACATTACCGAACAGAGTGGGACTGATCTCTACAATTATACTGTCAGAATTGTTCTTGGCGGACAATACACAAACGCATATTTTACAGACCTAAATGGCAACCCTCTATATTACTGGTATGTCTACGACGGTAGTTTTACGATATTCTGGGTTAAAATACCATACCTCTCCGCTAACAGTAAGACAACAATATTCCTGCACTATGGGGGGTCGGTGAATCCCTACTTATCGTACATGAATCCCGCCAAAGTTTTCCTATTTTTTGATGACTTTACTGGCACCTATCTTGATACGTCAAAATGGAACATATACGGAACCCCAACTGTTTCTGGAGGAATACTTTCACTCCAAGGATATCGCGCTCAGGGTAGGAACATAAGAGGTCAGGCAACGTGGATATGGACAGTAAATACATTCCCTGTTTCGTATGTTATTGAGATGAACACCAGTCTGGCCGATGCAGATTTGAGGATAGCCCAGAATTATGGATATGCCGTGGGTCCATTCTTCCTCTGGTACATAAATTCAACGGGAGATGGCTACGGTGAGGGCATAGGTATATATTATTCTCTGCCGGTCATTGGACTCCTCCAGATAAACGTTAACAACGGCTCGGGAACTTGGACGATAACTGCCTGGAACCTCTACACGATGGGCACTTGGAGCATCATAAGTATCGTCGTAGATAGAGGAAATATCCAGACGTACCAAGATGGAAATCCAATTAGTACATACACTGTTCCTTCCCTTGAGGATGGCAGTATTGGACTTGGACAGGCCACGGGTGGGCCAAGTCAGTATGACTGGATACTGGTGAGGAAGTACGTTGATCCCGAACCAGCGGTGTCTATTGGGTGGGTTTATGCTGACTTAGTCTTCAGGCCGTAGTAGTTAGGTCTTCATTCCAACTGAATACCACTCCACCGTTTTCTTCAGCCCCTCTTCTAGCGTCCACTCTGGCTCGAAGCCGAGCTTTCTAATCTCGCTTATATCCGCCTGGCTGTGCCTTATGTCCCCCGGCCTCGGCTTGTCGAAGATTATCGAGCTGGTCGTGCCAGTTATCTCAATGATTTTCATCGCCAGCTCCAGAATCGTTGTCTGCCTCCCAGTTGCGACGTTGAATATCCTACCGTTAGCCCTTGAACTCTCAGCGGCTAAAACGTTGGCCTTAACGACGTCCTTGACGTAAATGAAGTCCCTCGTCTGCTTCCCGTCGCCGAAGATTACAAGCGGCTCGTTCTTCAGCGCACGGTTGATGAATATGCTTATAACTCCCGCATACTGGTTGGCACTCTGCCTCGGGCCGAAGACGTTGAAGTAGCGTAGGGAAACCGTTGGGATGCCGTAGAGCTCGTTGAAAACTCTAAGGTACTGCTCGGCCGTTAGCTTCGTGACGCCATAGGGAGAGAGTGGTTTTGGCGTTTCCGTCTCTTTGAGCGGCAGATTCGGATTGTCACCATAAACAGCGGCGGAAGATGCGAAAATCAGCTTTCCATGACCTTCCATCAGGGCTCTCAAAATGTTGAGTGTGCCTATAACGTTGACCTCCTCCGTGAAAACCGGATCCCTAACGCTCTCGACGACGCTGACCTGGGCAGCCTCGTGAAAAACGTAATCTGCGTGGCTTATCAGCTCGGCTATCGACTCGTAGTCCCTGATGTCAGCTTGAACGAACTTTGCCGCAGGTGGGACGTTCTCCCTCTTTCCCATGTAGAGGTTGTCAATAATCACCACGTCATTGTCCATGCTTAGCTCCCATGCAATATGCGAGCCTATGAAACCTGCCCCACCAGTAACGACGACCAGCTTGTTTTTCATCTCCCCTACCTCCGTAAGTAGTGTTTGCCGTGGGTTTTAACCTTTTGCCGTTTCTCTCCTCCACTTTTTGGCATATACCTGTTTAATTCGAAACCATTATAAGCCCCCTATTGACTTAAACATGGGTAAGGAGCCATGCCGAGCTACATCGTTGTTGGCGGTCAATGGGGAGACGAGGGCAAGGGTTCCCTCATAGCCTATCTGGCCATGAAGGACAGGCCCCAAATCATAGCGAGGGGCGGCGTTGGAACGAATGCAGGACACAGTGTCTTCATTAACGGCAGGAAGTACGCGGTGAGGCAGTTGCCGACGGGTTTCATGCAGAGGAATGCCAGGCTTCTCGTTGGGGCTGGAGTTCTCGTAGATCCAGAGGTTTTCTTCCACGAGCTCGAGCAACTAAAGGATTTCAATGTTGCCAACAGGGTTGGGATAGACTACCGCTGCGCCATTATAGAGCCCAATCACAAGGAGCGCGACAGGAAAAACATCCACCTGCACGATAAAATAGGAACCACCGGCTCAGGCTGCGGGCCGGCAAACGCCGACAGGGTAATGCGCGTGGCAAAGCAGGCCAAGAACATAAGGGAGCTCGAGCCCTATCTGACCGACGTGGCTCAGGAAGTAAACGACGCGCTCGACGATGGGGAGCTAGTTCTCGTCGAGGGGACGCAGGGCTTCGGCTTGAGCCTCTACTACGGAACCTATCCATACGTTACTTCCAAGGACACAACGGCATCTGCCATAGCAAGCGACGTTGGAATCGGGCCAACGAGGGTCGATGACGTCATAGTCGTCTTCAAAAGCTTTCCGACGCGCGTTGGAGAGGGACCGTTCCCCACGGAGATGAGCGAAGAGGAAGCGGAAAAGCTGGGCCTGGTGGAGTACGGCACTGTAACTGGTAGGAGGAGAAGAGTGGGCTGGTTCGATTTCGAGTTTGCCCGCTATTCGGCCAGAATCAACGGGGCCACAATGCTGGCCATCACAATGCTCGATAAATACGATAAAGAGGCCTTCGGCGTTACGGACTACGATAAGCTGCCCATGAAAGCTAAGGAGTTCGTCGAGGAGGTTGAGGAGCGCGTTGGTGTCCCGGTCGGGCTGATAAAGACCGGTCCTGAGATGGAGCACATAATAGACCTGAGGGAGAACATCTGAAGACTACTCTTTACTTTTTACTCCCAAGGACAGCCACGAAGGAAAGAACAAGGGGTCGTCTCAGAACTCGTCCTCTTCACTCACCCAGCCTCTTTTTTAGGATGAGCTGGACTCCTCTGGAGTCCCTGCTCCATTGTGATAAGCAATTCCTTCCTTTTTTCGTT
Proteins encoded in this region:
- a CDS encoding DUF2341 domain-containing protein: MRKLKLTPLIISLMLLLATFGLAVPNINVSVQGLGWGAGPVQSPATEGGVTFHFATLTQVDYSLVHVSRSLPAYTAIIVKIYDSRGNIVALGNTTLQASLPAGEDVRVNVSFTWNRFSNVTVVIKSPNFTTSFSGPISLKIQAVGEGVWVGSLRRPINITEQSGTDLYNYTVRIVLGGQYTNAYFTDLNGNPLYYWYVYDGSFTIFWVKIPYLSANSKTTIFLHYGGSVNPYLSYMNPAKVFLFFDDFTGTYLDTSKWNIYGTPTVSGGILSLQGYRAQGRNIRGQATWIWTVNTFPVSYVIEMNTSLADADLRIAQNYGYAVGPFFLWYINSTGDGYGEGIGIYYSLPVIGLLQINVNNGSGTWTITAWNLYTMGTWSIISIVVDRGNIQTYQDGNPISTYTVPSLEDGSIGLGQATGGPSQYDWILVRKYVDPEPAVSIGWVYADLVFRP
- a CDS encoding SDR family oxidoreductase; its protein translation is MKNKLVVVTGGAGFIGSHIAWELSMDNDVVIIDNLYMGKRENVPPAAKFVQADIRDYESIAELISHADYVFHEAAQVSVVESVRDPVFTEEVNVIGTLNILRALMEGHGKLIFASSAAVYGDNPNLPLKETETPKPLSPYGVTKLTAEQYLRVFNELYGIPTVSLRYFNVFGPRQSANQYAGVISIFINRALKNEPLVIFGDGKQTRDFIYVKDVVKANVLAAESSRANGRIFNVATGRQTTILELAMKIIEITGTTSSIIFDKPRPGDIRHSQADISEIRKLGFEPEWTLEEGLKKTVEWYSVGMKT
- a CDS encoding adenylosuccinate synthetase, whose amino-acid sequence is MPSYIVVGGQWGDEGKGSLIAYLAMKDRPQIIARGGVGTNAGHSVFINGRKYAVRQLPTGFMQRNARLLVGAGVLVDPEVFFHELEQLKDFNVANRVGIDYRCAIIEPNHKERDRKNIHLHDKIGTTGSGCGPANADRVMRVAKQAKNIRELEPYLTDVAQEVNDALDDGELVLVEGTQGFGLSLYYGTYPYVTSKDTTASAIASDVGIGPTRVDDVIVVFKSFPTRVGEGPFPTEMSEEEAEKLGLVEYGTVTGRRRRVGWFDFEFARYSARINGATMLAITMLDKYDKEAFGVTDYDKLPMKAKEFVEEVEERVGVPVGLIKTGPEMEHIIDLRENI